Genomic segment of Marinitoga hydrogenitolerans DSM 16785:
TAATCACAAAAAGAATTATATATATCTTTTATTTTTGTTGAATAGGTATTTAAAATTTCCAAAATTTTTGGATTAAAATCTTTTGGTGAAGTTCTATCATCACCTTCTAAAATTATTTTCATTGTAACTTCATGGGTTAATGCGTTTTTATAGGGTCTTTTTGATCTAAGAGCATCATATATATCGACAATAGAAACAATTTGTGCTTCAATAGGAATTTCATCACCTGATAAATTAAATGGATATCCGCCACCGTTATACTTTTCATGATGATATAGTGCTATTTTTAAAGCAGTATTAAAATAACGGTCTTCACCTAATAATTTTTTTGCATAAATTGTATGCTTTTTTATAACTTCATATTCTTCATCGGTTAGTCTTGATTTTTTATTTAGAATTTCTAAAGGAATAAAAATTTTTCCAATATCATGTAATGGTGCAAATTCGTGAATTTCTAAAATCTTTTCATTGGGTAATCCTAGTTTTTTTGCAATAAAAGAAGCCAATTCACCTACTCGATATATATGCTGCCCAGTTATATCATCATGTGCTTCTGCAATTAACGCCAATTTATTTGCAAAATTTAAATAGGCATTTTTTACCTGGTCTATATCTAATTTTGAGGATAAAGTAGTTTTTGCTATATTTATAAATGCCTGAAAAATTAATTTATCAGAATCATTGAATGTTTTATTAGTATTAGCTGCGGTTTCTAAAGCAAAACTTAATAACTTATCTTTACGGATTTTTGTTGTAGCAATCATAATTTCATTTATAGGTTTGATTGCATTGAAGAATTTTTGTTTAATTATATCATTATCGAAAAGTTCGTTATTAAATCTAGTCAATTCATCATATTTAAAAAATTTTATTTTTTCTCCTGTTTGGATCATATATTTACTTTTAAGTGGAAGATTTTTTAATATTTTAATATCATGTCCCACAGCGGAAATGAATCTCCAATTTTCACCATCTGAAATGGATATGCTTCCATGATCAGCATTTTCAGATAATTCTATGGCAAATTTTAGTAAATAATCAAAATATTTTTCTAAATCAATATCTTTATTTCCAAGATAATAGATTAAATCAATTATCTTAAATAGTTTTTCATTCAATATTTTTAACTCCGAATTTTTATTTTCTAATATTTTTTGATGTTTTATAATTTCAGTTACATCAACCCACAAAACCAGAAGACCTTTTTCTTTATCAGAAATGGAAATAGAAGATTTATAGTCTTTGAAATACATAATTTTATTATTTAAATTTAATTCAAATGTATCTATAAATCCTTTTTTCTTAGAAGATAAAATTTCCACATCTTCTATAATAGAATCTTCTACTAATTTTTTATTTTTTTCATGAAATAAATCAAATAAAGATTTACCTATAATATCTTCTTTTTTCATACCTATTAAATTGGCGAAAGCATTATTAGCAAAAATAATATTTTGTTCAATATTTTTAATATATATAGGGTTAGGAGAAAGGTTTACTATTTCTTCTATTAATTTTTTTGATGCGTTTAATTCGCTAATTTTATATTCTAAGTTGTTAAAAGCTTTTTTTAATAATTTAGTTCTGTTATCAACTTCTTTTTTTAGTAAATTAGAATATAAATAAAATAAGGCAAAAATTATTAAGATAAATATACTTCCGAAAATAATAATGTATATAAGCCATTTTGGTATTTTTTCTCTTATAATGGGCTCAAAGTATTTATCAAAGGTTTTATAATAGTATGAGTTATTATCATTTTTTAATTCTTTAATTTTTTTGTCGAATATAGTGAATATATTTTTTAAATTCTCATCTTTTCTATACATAATATGTCCGCCAATAGGCTTGAATATAATAGAAGTTTTATTAACATTATATTTT
This window contains:
- a CDS encoding HD domain-containing phosphohydrolase produces the protein MKKIFFILFIIINLISFSITIGLYKAAPIVIDEKTGFLNEILNYIAESNNIELDIIIDTQQNLIEKLRRNEIDAVAPLAYTEKRAEDFYFNNEPIFFEWAVVYTRKDLNLKSILDLKNKKIGVMKTDIFYNGNGGIKDILNDFKTNATYIELNTYEEIFEKLHKKIIDVGIVPRFFGLDMEKKYNVNKTSIIFKPIGGHIMYRKDENLKNIFTIFDKKIKELKNDNNSYYYKTFDKYFEPIIREKIPKWLIYIIIFGSIFILIIFALFYLYSNLLKKEVDNRTKLLKKAFNNLEYKISELNASKKLIEEIVNLSPNPIYIKNIEQNIIFANNAFANLIGMKKEDIIGKSLFDLFHEKNKKLVEDSIIEDVEILSSKKKGFIDTFELNLNNKIMYFKDYKSSISISDKEKGLLVLWVDVTEIIKHQKILENKNSELKILNEKLFKIIDLIYYLGNKDIDLEKYFDYLLKFAIELSENADHGSISISDGENWRFISAVGHDIKILKNLPLKSKYMIQTGEKIKFFKYDELTRFNNELFDNDIIKQKFFNAIKPINEIMIATTKIRKDKLLSFALETAANTNKTFNDSDKLIFQAFINIAKTTLSSKLDIDQVKNAYLNFANKLALIAEAHDDITGQHIYRVGELASFIAKKLGLPNEKILEIHEFAPLHDIGKIFIPLEILNKKSRLTDEEYEVIKKHTIYAKKLLGEDRYFNTALKIALYHHEKYNGGGYPFNLSGDEIPIEAQIVSIVDIYDALRSKRPYKNALTHEVTMKIILEGDDRTSPKDFNPKILEILNTYSTKIKDIYNSFCD